One Microbacterium esteraromaticum genomic window carries:
- a CDS encoding carbohydrate ABC transporter permease has translation MPHTVERSKSIAAERRKRTLAATILSLPLIVFAAVFVIYPLATGALTAFQSSTLLNQTNDLNGIDNFISLFRSDSFAKAAGFTIGFSAVVVTIEMVLGFGLALLMNRMFPGKKLFFTLLLLPIMVAPALLGVMFRLLLNGDIGALPALLETFGLSVSLFSPDSVVPLLVVLDVIQWTPFTFLIIYAGLQSFPKELLEATAVDGAGYFRSLTSVVVPVLKPVLFAAFFLRAIDAIRTFDVIYVLTAGGPGTSTTTISIFIYKTAFEAGDFGKAAAAALVVLLVLIPFVPFIVRRISSTGMEAKK, from the coding sequence ATGCCTCACACCGTCGAGCGCTCGAAGTCGATCGCAGCTGAGCGCCGCAAGCGCACTCTGGCCGCGACGATCCTGAGCCTGCCCCTCATCGTCTTCGCCGCTGTCTTCGTCATCTATCCGCTGGCCACCGGTGCGCTCACCGCGTTCCAGAGCAGCACTCTGCTCAACCAGACCAACGACCTCAACGGCATCGACAACTTCATCTCGCTGTTCCGCAGCGACAGCTTCGCCAAGGCGGCCGGCTTCACGATCGGCTTCTCGGCTGTCGTCGTGACGATCGAGATGGTGCTCGGCTTCGGGCTCGCGCTTCTGATGAATCGCATGTTCCCGGGCAAGAAGCTGTTCTTCACCCTGCTGCTGCTGCCGATCATGGTCGCACCCGCGCTGCTCGGCGTGATGTTCCGTCTGCTGCTCAACGGCGACATCGGAGCCCTGCCCGCACTGCTCGAGACGTTCGGTCTCAGCGTGTCGCTGTTCTCTCCCGATTCGGTTGTGCCGCTGCTGGTCGTGCTCGACGTGATCCAGTGGACGCCCTTCACGTTCCTGATCATCTACGCCGGCCTGCAGTCGTTCCCGAAGGAGCTTCTCGAGGCCACCGCGGTCGACGGCGCCGGCTACTTCCGGTCGCTGACGTCTGTCGTCGTTCCGGTTCTCAAGCCCGTGCTGTTCGCGGCGTTCTTCCTTCGCGCGATCGACGCGATCCGCACGTTCGACGTGATCTACGTGCTGACCGCCGGCGGGCCGGGCACGAGCACCACGACCATCAGCATCTTCATCTACAAGACGGCATTCGAAGCAGGCGACTTCGGCAAGGCGGCGGCAGCCGCCCTGGTCGTGCTCCTCGTGCTCATCCCGTTCGTGCCGTTCATCGTGCGGCGCATCTCGTCGACTGGAATGGAGGCCAAGAAGTGA
- a CDS encoding carbohydrate ABC transporter permease codes for MAQNSTRAITTGSNHRTPARGRIGWLFTAVAGLIALLVNVPLLNAALVSFKPDGEIAADPIGLPDSPTLDHYANVLYASGYDFPRFFVNSAMIAVGTVLVVLVVAVPATYAIVRLGFGGRWIISSASGLRLLPAIFFVVPFFILFSTLGLADTIPGLVAANTFLNLPLAIILLSSALSDIPHEIEEAAAVDGATIYRTLGSIVLPLLAPTMVAVAVLVFIFSWNDYLFALVLSTSDATPVTLGAANFITSTGIRWGDISAASVLSTLPPLLFAVFAQRYLVSGLSSGAVKG; via the coding sequence TTGGCACAGAACTCGACCCGGGCCATCACGACCGGCTCGAACCACCGCACTCCGGCACGCGGCCGGATCGGCTGGCTGTTCACCGCCGTCGCCGGGCTCATCGCCCTGCTCGTCAACGTGCCGCTGCTGAACGCGGCGCTGGTCAGCTTCAAGCCCGACGGCGAGATCGCGGCCGACCCGATCGGCCTGCCGGATTCCCCCACGCTCGACCACTACGCGAACGTGCTGTACGCATCGGGCTATGACTTCCCGCGGTTCTTCGTGAACTCGGCGATGATCGCCGTCGGCACCGTGCTGGTCGTGCTGGTCGTCGCCGTCCCTGCCACGTACGCCATCGTCCGGCTCGGGTTCGGGGGACGATGGATCATCAGCAGCGCGTCCGGTCTGAGACTGCTTCCTGCGATCTTCTTCGTGGTGCCCTTCTTCATCCTGTTCTCGACGCTGGGACTGGCCGACACGATCCCCGGCCTCGTCGCGGCCAACACGTTCCTCAATCTGCCGCTGGCGATCATCCTGCTCTCGTCGGCGCTCAGCGACATACCGCACGAGATCGAAGAGGCCGCAGCCGTCGACGGGGCCACCATCTACCGCACTCTCGGGTCGATCGTGCTGCCGTTGCTGGCGCCCACGATGGTCGCCGTGGCTGTGCTGGTGTTCATCTTCAGCTGGAACGACTACCTGTTCGCGCTGGTGCTGTCGACCTCCGACGCCACGCCCGTCACGCTCGGCGCCGCGAACTTCATCACCAGCACCGGCATCCGGTGGGGAGACATCTCAGCAGCATCCGTGCTCTCGACCCTGCCACCGTTGCTCTTCGCTGTTTTCGCACAGCGATACCTTGTCAGTGGCCTGTCCTCCGGCGCGGTCAAGGGATGA
- a CDS encoding GntR family transcriptional regulator — translation MAHKYEQVAASIRESIAQSLAPHDALASERELMAIHGVSRMTVRKAISVLVDEGRVYNIHGSGTYVGSADIFSKTPKLTSFTEDMISRGSAPSSRVLGVARIVAPDNVAAALHLEPGAEVTQVRRLRLADDTPIALEEVHLPTAVLETDSLNLGASLYEQLRSAGFEVFRAEQEIQAITLSHVDSDLLGVPQGSAALSVTRVSSSRRGQLIEFARTTYRADRYTFQLVVTRDDK, via the coding sequence ATGGCGCACAAATACGAGCAGGTCGCGGCGAGCATCCGGGAATCCATCGCACAGTCTCTCGCCCCGCACGACGCTCTCGCGTCTGAGCGAGAGCTGATGGCCATCCACGGGGTCAGCCGGATGACCGTGCGCAAGGCCATCTCGGTGCTCGTCGACGAGGGCCGGGTCTACAACATCCACGGCTCGGGCACCTACGTCGGATCGGCCGACATCTTCTCGAAGACGCCGAAGCTGACGTCCTTCACAGAAGACATGATCAGTCGCGGCTCGGCTCCCTCGTCGCGGGTGCTGGGAGTGGCGCGCATCGTCGCGCCGGACAACGTCGCAGCCGCGTTGCATCTCGAGCCAGGTGCCGAGGTGACGCAGGTCCGCCGCCTCCGTCTCGCCGACGACACGCCCATCGCCCTCGAGGAGGTGCATCTGCCCACCGCGGTGCTCGAGACCGACTCCCTCAACCTGGGCGCGTCGCTCTACGAGCAACTCCGCTCGGCCGGCTTCGAGGTCTTCCGAGCCGAACAGGAGATCCAGGCCATCACTTTGTCTCACGTCGACAGCGACCTGCTGGGCGTGCCGCAGGGGTCGGCGGCGCTCTCGGTGACGCGGGTCAGCTCGTCTCGTCGCGGACAGCTGATCGAGTTCGCCCGCACCACCTACCGGGCCGACCGGTACACCTTCCAGCTGGTCGTCACTCGCGATGACAAGTGA
- a CDS encoding N-acetylmannosamine-6-phosphate 2-epimerase: MLPTLRGRLIVSCQAYPGEPLRHPDTMARIAQSAVIGGAAAIRSQGLDDIRAIARAVSVPQIGLWKVDAEGVFITPTLDHAIAVAEAGAQVVALDGTRRERPDGRTLQQTIRELKQRVDVLVMADAGGVDDALAAEDAGADIVGTTLAGYTGDRPRTDGPDLELVRTLAARLSAPLFAEGRIHTPADARAALDAGAYSVVVGTAITHPASITSWYVDALAEARRARADAQPQD; this comes from the coding sequence ATGCTCCCCACCCTGCGCGGTCGCCTGATCGTCTCCTGTCAGGCCTATCCCGGCGAACCGCTCCGTCACCCCGACACGATGGCACGCATCGCCCAGTCCGCCGTCATCGGCGGAGCCGCCGCGATCCGCTCCCAGGGTCTCGACGACATCCGGGCGATCGCCCGTGCCGTGAGCGTGCCGCAGATCGGCCTCTGGAAGGTCGACGCCGAAGGGGTGTTCATCACCCCGACTCTGGATCATGCCATCGCCGTCGCAGAAGCAGGCGCGCAGGTCGTCGCCCTCGACGGTACGCGAAGGGAACGACCTGACGGCCGCACTCTGCAGCAGACGATCCGCGAGCTCAAGCAGCGCGTCGACGTACTGGTGATGGCCGATGCCGGCGGCGTCGATGACGCGCTCGCGGCCGAGGACGCCGGCGCCGACATCGTCGGAACCACCCTCGCCGGCTACACCGGCGACCGACCGCGCACCGACGGACCCGACCTCGAGCTCGTGCGAACGCTCGCCGCGCGACTCAGTGCGCCGCTGTTCGCCGAGGGACGCATCCACACCCCGGCGGATGCCCGTGCCGCCCTCGACGCGGGAGCGTACTCCGTGGTGGTCGGCACCGCGATCACCCATCCCGCCTCGATCACGTCGTGGTACGTCGACGCGCTCGCCGAGGCACGTCGCGCCCGCGCCGACGCACAGCCGCAGGACTGA
- a CDS encoding BadF/BadG/BcrA/BcrD ATPase family protein codes for MVDFAIDIGQTQARIRPLGAGGPLGEIRVDGFAYGADLLDTIARIADTAAERIGADVVSAVAVGSTGLYGRVPPIDDLLARLHDRFGARNVVVADDAVTAYLGARGDSDGVVVAAGTGMVGLGRGPAGAVRVDGAGGMIGDEGAGWWIGRQGLIAAISATDGRLPASPALLARLEKRFGAVEEFPARLAAEAAPVAVVASFARDVADVAREGDAVSAEIWRRAGEHIGGVIAAAAARAGLGDGAPWALIGRLTAADDLLQPGLEARLAELLPHGIRADAIGEPLDGVARLLNVDTAGYGPMVREVSMR; via the coding sequence GTGGTCGACTTCGCCATCGACATCGGCCAGACGCAGGCTCGCATCCGTCCTCTGGGGGCAGGCGGCCCGCTAGGCGAGATCAGGGTCGACGGCTTCGCCTATGGAGCCGACCTTCTCGACACGATCGCACGCATCGCCGACACCGCGGCCGAACGGATCGGGGCAGACGTCGTCTCTGCCGTCGCCGTGGGAAGCACCGGTCTGTACGGCCGCGTGCCGCCGATCGACGATCTGCTGGCTCGTCTGCACGACCGCTTCGGCGCGCGGAACGTCGTCGTCGCCGACGATGCGGTGACGGCCTATCTCGGCGCGCGCGGAGACAGCGATGGCGTCGTGGTCGCCGCCGGAACGGGCATGGTCGGGTTGGGGCGTGGACCCGCCGGGGCTGTCCGAGTTGATGGCGCGGGCGGGATGATCGGCGACGAAGGTGCCGGATGGTGGATCGGCAGGCAGGGGCTCATCGCGGCGATCAGCGCGACCGACGGACGTCTGCCCGCTTCACCCGCGTTGCTCGCCAGGCTGGAGAAGCGCTTCGGCGCGGTCGAGGAGTTTCCGGCCCGGCTGGCGGCTGAGGCCGCGCCGGTCGCGGTCGTCGCCTCATTCGCCAGGGACGTCGCCGACGTCGCGCGCGAGGGTGATGCCGTCTCGGCTGAGATCTGGCGACGAGCAGGCGAGCACATCGGTGGTGTGATCGCGGCGGCCGCGGCGCGCGCCGGGCTGGGTGATGGCGCGCCGTGGGCGCTGATCGGGCGCCTGACGGCTGCAGATGACCTGCTTCAGCCGGGGCTGGAAGCCCGGCTCGCAGAGCTTCTGCCGCACGGCATCCGCGCCGACGCGATCGGCGAGCCGCTCGACGGCGTCGCCCGTCTGCTCAACGTCGACACTGCAGGGTACGGGCCGATGGTTCGTGAGGTGTCGATGCGCTGA
- a CDS encoding ArsR/SmtB family transcription factor, protein MVVQTELSEAEIDRVFHALAISTRRDILRRTIEREQSVSTLASDYEMSFAAVQKHVAVLEEAGLIVKRAEGRERLVRANPEMIARARALLARYEELWRARIARLDDLLAEPASDNSNEGM, encoded by the coding sequence ATGGTTGTACAAACAGAACTCAGCGAAGCGGAGATCGACCGTGTGTTCCATGCACTCGCGATCTCGACCCGGCGGGACATCCTCCGCCGGACGATCGAGCGCGAGCAATCCGTCTCCACCCTCGCGAGCGACTACGAGATGTCGTTCGCGGCGGTGCAGAAGCATGTCGCCGTCCTCGAAGAGGCCGGCCTCATCGTCAAGCGCGCCGAGGGACGCGAGCGGCTCGTCCGCGCGAACCCCGAGATGATCGCCCGTGCGCGGGCGCTTCTCGCCCGATACGAAGAGCTCTGGCGAGCACGCATCGCCCGACTCGACGACCTGCTGGCAGAGCCGGCATCCGACAACTCCAACGAAGGAATGTGA
- a CDS encoding SRPBCC family protein, whose product MPVTDIITDHENLTMTVVADLAAPIERVWGVYADPEQLGRFWGPPGWPATFTSWNHEVGGRATYTMHGPRGEKSSGYWEFLAIEQPHRFEVLDGFSDEQGNPNEDFPAMRMEFTFESTPDGTRMRNTSHFVSLEALEQIVAMGAVEGTRMAMAQLDAVLQDLRDYAQGKGTEVELLDDTHVRITRLVEGSRDLVWRAHTEPELIKRWMLGPDGWEMTVCEVGLKAGDRYRNEWAPVGDTEGEPFGFEGEVLLVDAPRRAVQLERMSGTEGPDVLNDVNLYEEDGATLITVLMEFPDKETRDMILATGMADGMEASYQRLEGSVLTV is encoded by the coding sequence ATGCCTGTCACCGACATCATCACCGACCACGAGAACCTGACGATGACCGTCGTCGCCGACCTCGCGGCGCCCATCGAGCGGGTCTGGGGCGTGTACGCCGACCCCGAGCAGCTCGGCCGCTTCTGGGGCCCTCCCGGCTGGCCGGCGACCTTCACCTCGTGGAACCACGAGGTCGGCGGCCGCGCCACCTACACGATGCACGGCCCGCGCGGTGAGAAGTCCTCTGGCTACTGGGAGTTCCTCGCCATCGAGCAGCCGCACCGGTTCGAGGTGCTCGACGGCTTCAGCGACGAGCAGGGCAACCCCAACGAGGACTTCCCCGCGATGCGAATGGAGTTCACCTTCGAGTCGACCCCCGACGGAACCCGGATGCGGAACACCAGCCACTTCGTCTCTCTCGAGGCGCTCGAGCAGATCGTCGCCATGGGCGCCGTCGAGGGCACGCGCATGGCGATGGCGCAGCTGGATGCCGTGCTGCAGGACCTGCGCGACTACGCGCAGGGCAAGGGCACCGAGGTCGAGCTGCTCGACGACACGCATGTGCGCATCACCCGCCTGGTCGAGGGATCGCGCGACCTGGTCTGGCGAGCCCACACCGAGCCCGAGCTGATCAAGCGGTGGATGCTCGGACCCGACGGCTGGGAGATGACCGTCTGCGAGGTCGGGCTCAAGGCCGGCGACCGGTACCGCAACGAGTGGGCGCCGGTAGGCGACACCGAGGGCGAGCCCTTCGGCTTCGAGGGAGAGGTGCTGCTCGTCGACGCCCCGCGCCGTGCCGTGCAGCTCGAGCGGATGTCGGGAACCGAGGGCCCCGACGTGCTCAACGACGTCAACCTCTACGAGGAGGACGGCGCGACGCTCATCACCGTGCTGATGGAGTTTCCCGACAAGGAGACCCGCGACATGATCCTCGCCACCGGCATGGCCGACGGCATGGAGGCCTCGTACCAGCGCCTCGAGGGCTCGGTGCTCACGGTCTGA
- a CDS encoding DoxX family protein — protein MTGTARTLARVALGGFLTFAGVSHLTVARREFQAQVPDWVPLDPDATVVASGVVEVGLGTALLFAWRRRRLVGVLTALFFIAIFPGNVSQWTHRRDGFGLDTDMKRFARLFFQPVLVLLALWSTRRG, from the coding sequence ATGACCGGCACCGCTCGCACACTCGCTCGCGTCGCCCTCGGCGGCTTCCTCACCTTCGCCGGAGTCAGCCATCTGACCGTCGCACGCCGTGAGTTCCAGGCGCAGGTTCCCGACTGGGTTCCGCTCGACCCGGATGCCACGGTCGTGGCATCCGGGGTGGTGGAGGTCGGCCTGGGCACGGCACTGCTGTTCGCCTGGCGTCGACGTCGACTGGTGGGCGTCCTGACCGCGCTGTTCTTCATCGCGATCTTCCCCGGCAACGTGTCGCAGTGGACCCACCGCCGCGACGGGTTCGGACTCGACACCGACATGAAGCGCTTCGCACGGCTGTTCTTCCAGCCGGTGCTCGTGCTGCTGGCGCTCTGGAGCACCCGGCGCGGCTGA
- a CDS encoding DUF1801 domain-containing protein codes for MTGRTGDSGFSAQERAAMKARNAELKAEARREKDAQKAAADAEDVRAKIASMPDGDREMAERLHALVAAVAPDLAPKLYYGQPGYARGGKVVVFFRSGQQDKLRYSTFGLSPEAALDESDGLWPTSYALIDPTDAAWKQIEDIVRRA; via the coding sequence ATGACCGGCAGAACAGGGGACTCGGGGTTCTCGGCGCAGGAGCGCGCGGCCATGAAGGCCAGGAACGCCGAGCTGAAAGCCGAGGCGAGACGCGAGAAGGACGCGCAGAAGGCCGCGGCCGATGCGGAGGACGTGCGCGCCAAGATCGCGTCCATGCCAGACGGAGACCGCGAGATGGCTGAGCGCCTGCACGCCCTGGTGGCCGCGGTCGCGCCAGACCTCGCACCCAAGCTCTACTACGGCCAGCCCGGGTACGCCCGCGGCGGGAAGGTCGTGGTGTTCTTCCGCAGCGGGCAACAGGACAAGCTTCGCTACTCGACGTTCGGGCTCAGCCCCGAAGCCGCGCTAGACGAATCCGACGGCCTCTGGCCCACCTCGTACGCGCTCATCGACCCGACGGACGCCGCCTGGAAGCAGATCGAAGACATCGTGCGCCGCGCGTGA
- a CDS encoding DUF503 domain-containing protein — protein MWIGWIEFDLLLGDVHSLKQKRGVIRPIIADLSHRTEAAAAEVGAQDLHRRTLIGVSVVATHASHVRDVLDQAERMLVERHPEITLLSARRGLHSSSDG, from the coding sequence ATGTGGATCGGATGGATCGAGTTCGACCTTCTCCTCGGCGATGTGCACTCGCTTAAGCAGAAGCGCGGCGTCATCCGGCCGATCATCGCCGACCTCAGTCATCGCACCGAGGCGGCTGCCGCTGAGGTCGGGGCGCAGGATCTGCACCGGCGCACCCTGATCGGCGTCTCGGTGGTCGCGACCCACGCATCCCACGTCCGCGACGTGCTGGATCAGGCGGAGCGGATGCTGGTGGAGCGGCATCCTGAGATCACCCTGCTCTCCGCCCGGCGAGGCCTGCATTCCAGCAGCGACGGATGA
- a CDS encoding ribonuclease H family protein: protein MTITAAADGSALGNPGPNGWAWYIDDDRWAAGGSPHGTNNQGELQAVLELLRATAGIDEKIVIECDSRYVIDSVTKWMPGWKRRGWRKADGAPVLNRDLLEGIDEAMRGRDVEFSWVKGHAGHPLNEAADERANAAAKAYQQKQEPRRGPGFVSAADGGAALAGAMAVSASAAASAPEAERVELRRDTAVLWAEPADLLDGLDESGASAPIELTVSLTAAEHARLRDRADAQGISLEDALRRLI from the coding sequence ATGACGATCACCGCCGCCGCCGACGGCTCCGCCCTCGGCAATCCGGGTCCGAACGGCTGGGCCTGGTACATCGACGACGACCGCTGGGCCGCAGGCGGCTCACCGCACGGCACGAACAATCAGGGCGAGCTCCAGGCGGTGCTCGAGCTGCTGCGCGCAACCGCCGGCATCGACGAGAAGATCGTGATCGAGTGCGACTCGCGATACGTCATCGACTCCGTCACCAAGTGGATGCCCGGATGGAAGCGTCGCGGCTGGCGCAAGGCCGACGGCGCGCCGGTGCTCAACCGCGACCTGCTGGAGGGCATCGACGAGGCGATGCGCGGACGCGACGTCGAGTTCTCGTGGGTGAAGGGGCACGCCGGGCATCCGCTCAACGAAGCCGCCGACGAGCGGGCGAACGCCGCGGCGAAGGCGTACCAGCAGAAGCAGGAGCCGCGGCGCGGCCCGGGGTTCGTCTCTGCCGCCGATGGCGGCGCCGCCCTCGCCGGTGCCATGGCCGTCTCCGCGTCGGCTGCGGCGTCCGCTCCGGAGGCCGAGCGAGTGGAGCTGCGGCGTGACACCGCTGTCCTCTGGGCCGAGCCTGCCGATCTTCTCGACGGGCTCGACGAGTCGGGAGCATCCGCCCCGATCGAGCTCACCGTCTCTCTCACCGCGGCCGAGCACGCGCGGCTGCGCGACCGCGCCGACGCGCAGGGCATCTCGCTCGAAGACGCCCTGCGGCGCCTGATCTGA
- a CDS encoding VOC family protein has product MTQKIVPNLWFARNAGEAGDFYSEALPWTSARVTMRYPEEVPDFQKGLEGEPVVVDLDVAGFRITMINSDDTFRPTPSISFMLNFDPLLFDGDQDAARASLEKTWAALSDGGQALMPLGEYPFSPLYGWVQDRYGVSWQLMLTDPKGEPRPFVITQIMFSGDAQNKAREATEFYLSLLDDAAYGTVVEYPEASGTAAAGSVMFGEFRVGEQWFSFMDSNVEHQFGFTPGVSLEVRCADQAEIDRLWQALSAVPEAEQCGWLVDRYGVSWQIVPENIGELLAKPGAYERMLGMKKLVITDF; this is encoded by the coding sequence ATGACACAGAAGATCGTTCCCAACCTCTGGTTCGCCCGCAACGCGGGTGAGGCAGGCGATTTCTACAGCGAGGCGCTGCCGTGGACGAGCGCGCGCGTCACGATGCGCTACCCGGAGGAGGTCCCCGACTTCCAGAAGGGTCTTGAGGGCGAGCCGGTGGTCGTCGACCTCGACGTGGCCGGCTTCCGCATCACGATGATCAACTCGGACGACACGTTCCGCCCGACGCCGTCGATCTCGTTCATGCTCAACTTCGACCCGCTGCTGTTCGACGGCGATCAGGACGCCGCCCGCGCATCCCTTGAGAAGACCTGGGCCGCCCTCTCTGACGGCGGGCAGGCCCTCATGCCGCTCGGCGAGTACCCGTTCAGCCCCCTCTACGGCTGGGTGCAGGACAGGTACGGGGTGAGCTGGCAGCTGATGCTGACCGATCCGAAGGGGGAGCCTCGTCCGTTCGTGATCACTCAGATCATGTTCTCGGGCGATGCGCAGAACAAGGCTCGCGAGGCGACCGAGTTCTATCTGTCGCTGCTCGACGACGCCGCATACGGCACGGTCGTCGAGTACCCCGAGGCCTCGGGAACCGCAGCAGCCGGCAGCGTCATGTTCGGCGAGTTCCGGGTCGGCGAGCAGTGGTTCTCGTTCATGGACTCGAACGTCGAGCACCAGTTCGGTTTCACACCCGGCGTCTCGCTGGAGGTGCGCTGCGCGGATCAGGCCGAGATCGATCGGCTGTGGCAAGCCCTGTCGGCCGTGCCCGAGGCCGAGCAGTGCGGCTGGCTGGTCGACCGTTACGGGGTGAGCTGGCAGATCGTGCCCGAGAACATCGGCGAGCTGCTGGCGAAGCCGGGGGCGTATGAGCGGATGCTCGGCATGAAGAAGCTGGTCATCACCGACTTCTGA
- a CDS encoding protealysin inhibitor emfourin — protein sequence MHEYETPADDAGSDDAQDRIVIAVVRTGGIAGLRRRWRAEPAPEQAPTWLELVERCPWDERLDPDARGADRYVWSIHVRVRDEQLEQVVPDARLEGAWRELVDAVRDADPGTQTDPGTQTDPGPQADPGTHADPGTGAENHRPRR from the coding sequence ATGCACGAGTACGAGACCCCCGCTGACGACGCGGGATCGGACGATGCGCAGGATCGCATCGTCATCGCCGTCGTGCGCACCGGAGGCATCGCCGGGCTCCGCCGGCGCTGGCGCGCCGAGCCGGCACCCGAGCAGGCGCCGACATGGCTCGAACTGGTCGAGCGCTGCCCCTGGGACGAGCGACTGGATCCGGATGCCCGTGGCGCCGACCGCTATGTGTGGAGCATCCACGTGCGGGTGCGCGACGAGCAGCTCGAGCAGGTCGTTCCCGACGCGCGGCTCGAGGGCGCGTGGCGGGAGCTGGTCGACGCGGTCCGCGACGCGGACCCCGGCACTCAGACCGACCCCGGCACTCAGACCGACCCCGGCCCCCAGGCCGACCCCGGCACTCACGCGGACCCCGGCACTGGCGCCGAGAACCACCGACCGAGACGCTGA
- a CDS encoding M4 family metallopeptidase, with product MSTGEAAYTSVHQGIVPGYLLARLARSERYPRAAEAARQTLIAGRPAFHSTLELSIDENGALVAEVTAAPTRTIFDAQNTETLPGLIVRTEDDAPVDDATVNEAFDGLGATFRLLLEAFERDSLDGAGAPLNATVHYGEDYDNAFWDGSRMVFGDGDGEVFVGFTRSVSVIGHELGHGVIQSTAGLVYRDQSGALNESIADVLGALTEQHLLGQTADQASWLVGEGIFTDAVQGRALRSMLEPGTAYDDDELGRDPQPAHMDDYVQTAEDNGGVHINSGIPNRAFALAARTIGGHAWEGAGLAWYRALTGGLSSTAGFTDFAQKTIAAAAEIGATVESAVRDAWIAVGVIEDARVRDPR from the coding sequence ATGAGCACCGGAGAAGCTGCGTACACGTCTGTTCACCAGGGCATCGTGCCCGGCTACCTGCTGGCGCGCCTGGCGAGATCCGAGCGCTATCCGCGCGCCGCCGAGGCCGCACGGCAGACGCTCATCGCGGGGCGCCCCGCCTTCCATTCCACGCTCGAGCTGTCGATCGACGAGAACGGAGCGCTGGTCGCCGAGGTGACCGCGGCTCCCACGCGCACGATCTTCGACGCGCAGAACACCGAGACCCTGCCCGGGCTGATCGTGCGCACCGAAGACGATGCGCCGGTGGACGACGCCACGGTGAACGAGGCCTTCGACGGGCTGGGCGCGACGTTCCGGCTGCTGCTCGAGGCGTTCGAGCGAGACTCGCTCGACGGTGCGGGTGCACCGCTGAACGCCACCGTGCACTACGGCGAGGACTACGACAACGCGTTCTGGGACGGCTCTCGCATGGTGTTCGGAGACGGCGACGGCGAGGTGTTCGTCGGCTTCACCCGCTCGGTGTCGGTGATCGGGCACGAGCTCGGTCACGGTGTCATCCAGAGCACAGCCGGGCTCGTGTACCGCGATCAGTCCGGCGCGCTGAACGAGTCGATCGCCGATGTGCTCGGCGCCCTCACCGAGCAGCACCTGCTGGGCCAGACGGCGGATCAGGCGTCGTGGCTGGTCGGCGAGGGCATCTTCACGGATGCCGTGCAGGGCCGCGCCCTTCGTTCGATGCTCGAGCCCGGCACCGCGTACGACGACGACGAGCTCGGCAGAGACCCTCAGCCCGCGCACATGGACGACTACGTGCAGACCGCGGAGGACAACGGCGGCGTGCACATCAACTCGGGCATCCCGAATCGCGCGTTCGCGCTGGCCGCGCGCACGATCGGGGGTCACGCCTGGGAAGGCGCGGGACTCGCCTGGTACCGCGCACTGACCGGGGGCCTCTCGTCGACCGCCGGGTTCACGGACTTCGCTCAGAAGACGATCGCCGCTGCGGCCGAGATCGGGGCTACCGTGGAATCAGCGGTCCGCGACGCGTGGATCGCGGTCGGAGTGATCGAGGATGCACGAGTACGAGACCCCCGCTGA